A single region of the Fundulus heteroclitus isolate FHET01 unplaced genomic scaffold, MU-UCD_Fhet_4.1 scaffold_63, whole genome shotgun sequence genome encodes:
- the LOC110367657 gene encoding zinc finger protein 2 isoform X2: protein MEDERRPQEICWKPAETPQRADLNQHVWKKEEEEEDLSNQQLWNLQRYCFLDQEELKYLHVKEETVEPQWTEENDEPGFGHIKEKKEGPEHIGFESDDEKMEHLLVKWDSGKLPHLHSKEEQEEIELPQIKKNHKELQLSQIKKEQEELEQLQIKEEESNIELLCFKEEHLNITKEQEELQLAGLRTSQRKLEFSHIREEQGELSCNEEEHEELRNAEIVAKQQEPKSAGLVAERGEPQHSQLEAEHEEPQLLSFLSHSSKQIQQLLMNHTTDAFMDPGSYQRSTFRQSEPKIDQFCCLSRAEAQGQSQEGTNCPLSQSLANPDPDPPVKCDVCGKLFKNKHSLIEHQGIHSVDVHSELKQYVCKTCGKTFAQYNGLKVHMRCHTGERPFTCETCGKSFRYSSDLLVHRRTHTGKNSVCCKTCGKVFTRIHSLNVHMRHHTGDWPFSCETCGKGFSNRSKMDVHRKTHAGKWPFFCEKSGNSFSSTFSLNFNKQTHTTEMPFSCDKCGKSFHDPSYLNVHKRIHTREKHPCLTCGKSFTQLGSLNVHMRIHTGEKHPCLSCGKSFTQLGGLNVHMRIHTGEKPYLCVTCGKRFTISSQLNVHTRTHTGEKPFSCETCGQKFSRNSSLVVHMRSHTGERPFQCKTCGKNFTQHSVLQIHMRTHTGEKPFSCSVCGKSFNQSGSLLRHMQVHTQRKGPP, encoded by the exons atggaggatgagCGCAGACCGCAGGAGATCTGCTGGAAACCCGCAGAGACGCCGCAGAGAGCCG ACCTAAATCAACATGTTTGGaagaaagaggaggaagaggaggatctCTCCAACCAGCAGCTCTGGAACCTGCAGAGGTACTGCTTTCTAGACCAGGAGGAACTCAAATATCTACATGTTAAAGAGGAAACTGTGGAACCACAGTGGACAGAGGAGAATGATGAACCAGGTTTTGGAcacattaaagagaaaaaagagggACCAGAACATATAGGGTTTGAATCAGATGATGAAAAAATGGAACATTTACTGGTTAAATGGGATTCTGGGAAACTACCACATCTACACAGTAaggaagaacaggaagaaataGAACTTCCACAgattaaaaagaaccacaaaGAGCTACAACTGTCACAGATTAAGAAGGAGCAGGAAGAACTAGAACAGTTACAGATTAAGGAGGAAGAGAGTAATATAGAACTGTTGTGCTTTAAGGaggaacatttaaatataacaaaGGAGCAGGAGGAACTTCAACTTGCTGGATTAAGAACGAGTCAAAGGAAACTAGAATTTTCACACATCAGGGAGGAACAGGGTGAACTTTCATGCAACGAAGAGGAACACGAGGAACTAAGAAATGCAGAAATTGTAGCAAAACAACAGGAACCAAAATCTGCAGGACTTGTTGCAGAACGTGGAGAACCACAACATTCCCAGTTGGAAGCTGAACATGAGGAACCACAGCTGCTGTCATTCCTGAGCCACAGCAGTAAGCAGATACAGCAGCTGTTGATGAACCACACCACTGATGCCTTCATGGACCCTGGGTCTTATCAGAGAAGCACCTTCCGACAGTCAGAACCAAAGATCGATCAATTTTGCTGCCTTTCCAGGGCTGAAGCTCAGGGCCAAAGTCAGGAAGGTACTAACTGTCCTCTGTCTCAAAGTCTGGCCAATCCTGACCCTGATCCACCTGTTAAATGTGACGTCTGtggaaaactgtttaaaaataaacacagtttgATTGAACATCAGGGAATCCACTCAGTGGATGTCCACTCAGAACTGAAGCAATATGTTTGtaaaacatgtggaaaaaccTTCGCTCAGTACAATGGTTTAAAGGTCCACATGAGATGTCACACTGGTGAGAGACCTTTCACCTGTGAAACATGTGGGAAAAGTTTCAGGTATAGTAGCGATCTCCTTGTTCACCGGAGAACACACACAGGGAAAAACTCAGTTTGTTGCAAAACCTGTGGAAAGGTTTTCACCCGAATCCATAGTTTAAACGTCCACATGAGGCATCACACAGGCGATTGGCCGTTTTCATGTGAAACATGTGGGAAAGGTTTCAGCAATCGCTCTAAGATGGATGTTCACAGGAAAACCCATGCTGGCAAGTGGCCATTTTTCTGTGAAAAGAGTGGGAATAGCTTTTCTAGTACTTTTAGTTTAAATTTTAACAAGCAAACTCACACAACTGAGATGCCTTTCAGTTGTGACAAATGTGGGAAAAGTTTCCATGATCCttcatatttaaatgttcataAAAGAATTCACACAAGGGAAAAACACCCTTGCTTAACATGTGGCAAAAGCTTCACTCAGCTTGGTAGTTTAAATgttcacatgagaatccacacaggggAAAAACACCCTTGCTTATCGTGTGGTAAGAGCTTCACTCAACTTGGTGGTTTAAATgttcacatgagaatccacacaggggAAAAACCGTATTTATGTGTAACATGTGGGAAAAGGTTTACTATTAGCAGCCAGTTGAATGTTCATACTAGAACTCATACGGGCGAGAAGCCCTTCTCTTGTGAGACGTGTGGGCAAAAGTTTTCTAGGAACAGTAGCTTGGTTGTCCACATGAGGAGCCACACAGGAGAGAGGCCTTTTCAGTGTAAAACATGTGGGAAAAACTTCACTCAGCACAGTGTTTTGCAAATTCACATGAGGACCCACACTGGAGAAAAGCCGTTTTCTTGTTCAGTGtgtggaaaaagctttaatcagagtggcagtctgttaAGACACATGCAGGTTCACACACAGAGGAAGGGTCCTCCTTAA
- the LOC110367657 gene encoding zinc finger protein 2 isoform X1 codes for MVVFLGGGGGSSSEVNETHQDKLPSSQTHGDLNQHVWKKEEEEEDLSNQQLWNLQRYCFLDQEELKYLHVKEETVEPQWTEENDEPGFGHIKEKKEGPEHIGFESDDEKMEHLLVKWDSGKLPHLHSKEEQEEIELPQIKKNHKELQLSQIKKEQEELEQLQIKEEESNIELLCFKEEHLNITKEQEELQLAGLRTSQRKLEFSHIREEQGELSCNEEEHEELRNAEIVAKQQEPKSAGLVAERGEPQHSQLEAEHEEPQLLSFLSHSSKQIQQLLMNHTTDAFMDPGSYQRSTFRQSEPKIDQFCCLSRAEAQGQSQEGTNCPLSQSLANPDPDPPVKCDVCGKLFKNKHSLIEHQGIHSVDVHSELKQYVCKTCGKTFAQYNGLKVHMRCHTGERPFTCETCGKSFRYSSDLLVHRRTHTGKNSVCCKTCGKVFTRIHSLNVHMRHHTGDWPFSCETCGKGFSNRSKMDVHRKTHAGKWPFFCEKSGNSFSSTFSLNFNKQTHTTEMPFSCDKCGKSFHDPSYLNVHKRIHTREKHPCLTCGKSFTQLGSLNVHMRIHTGEKHPCLSCGKSFTQLGGLNVHMRIHTGEKPYLCVTCGKRFTISSQLNVHTRTHTGEKPFSCETCGQKFSRNSSLVVHMRSHTGERPFQCKTCGKNFTQHSVLQIHMRTHTGEKPFSCSVCGKSFNQSGSLLRHMQVHTQRKGPP; via the exons ATGGTTGTGTTtctagggggggggggggggtcttcttCTGAAGTGAATGAAACCCATCAGGACAAGCTTCCTTCCTCTCAGACACACGGAG ACCTAAATCAACATGTTTGGaagaaagaggaggaagaggaggatctCTCCAACCAGCAGCTCTGGAACCTGCAGAGGTACTGCTTTCTAGACCAGGAGGAACTCAAATATCTACATGTTAAAGAGGAAACTGTGGAACCACAGTGGACAGAGGAGAATGATGAACCAGGTTTTGGAcacattaaagagaaaaaagagggACCAGAACATATAGGGTTTGAATCAGATGATGAAAAAATGGAACATTTACTGGTTAAATGGGATTCTGGGAAACTACCACATCTACACAGTAaggaagaacaggaagaaataGAACTTCCACAgattaaaaagaaccacaaaGAGCTACAACTGTCACAGATTAAGAAGGAGCAGGAAGAACTAGAACAGTTACAGATTAAGGAGGAAGAGAGTAATATAGAACTGTTGTGCTTTAAGGaggaacatttaaatataacaaaGGAGCAGGAGGAACTTCAACTTGCTGGATTAAGAACGAGTCAAAGGAAACTAGAATTTTCACACATCAGGGAGGAACAGGGTGAACTTTCATGCAACGAAGAGGAACACGAGGAACTAAGAAATGCAGAAATTGTAGCAAAACAACAGGAACCAAAATCTGCAGGACTTGTTGCAGAACGTGGAGAACCACAACATTCCCAGTTGGAAGCTGAACATGAGGAACCACAGCTGCTGTCATTCCTGAGCCACAGCAGTAAGCAGATACAGCAGCTGTTGATGAACCACACCACTGATGCCTTCATGGACCCTGGGTCTTATCAGAGAAGCACCTTCCGACAGTCAGAACCAAAGATCGATCAATTTTGCTGCCTTTCCAGGGCTGAAGCTCAGGGCCAAAGTCAGGAAGGTACTAACTGTCCTCTGTCTCAAAGTCTGGCCAATCCTGACCCTGATCCACCTGTTAAATGTGACGTCTGtggaaaactgtttaaaaataaacacagtttgATTGAACATCAGGGAATCCACTCAGTGGATGTCCACTCAGAACTGAAGCAATATGTTTGtaaaacatgtggaaaaaccTTCGCTCAGTACAATGGTTTAAAGGTCCACATGAGATGTCACACTGGTGAGAGACCTTTCACCTGTGAAACATGTGGGAAAAGTTTCAGGTATAGTAGCGATCTCCTTGTTCACCGGAGAACACACACAGGGAAAAACTCAGTTTGTTGCAAAACCTGTGGAAAGGTTTTCACCCGAATCCATAGTTTAAACGTCCACATGAGGCATCACACAGGCGATTGGCCGTTTTCATGTGAAACATGTGGGAAAGGTTTCAGCAATCGCTCTAAGATGGATGTTCACAGGAAAACCCATGCTGGCAAGTGGCCATTTTTCTGTGAAAAGAGTGGGAATAGCTTTTCTAGTACTTTTAGTTTAAATTTTAACAAGCAAACTCACACAACTGAGATGCCTTTCAGTTGTGACAAATGTGGGAAAAGTTTCCATGATCCttcatatttaaatgttcataAAAGAATTCACACAAGGGAAAAACACCCTTGCTTAACATGTGGCAAAAGCTTCACTCAGCTTGGTAGTTTAAATgttcacatgagaatccacacaggggAAAAACACCCTTGCTTATCGTGTGGTAAGAGCTTCACTCAACTTGGTGGTTTAAATgttcacatgagaatccacacaggggAAAAACCGTATTTATGTGTAACATGTGGGAAAAGGTTTACTATTAGCAGCCAGTTGAATGTTCATACTAGAACTCATACGGGCGAGAAGCCCTTCTCTTGTGAGACGTGTGGGCAAAAGTTTTCTAGGAACAGTAGCTTGGTTGTCCACATGAGGAGCCACACAGGAGAGAGGCCTTTTCAGTGTAAAACATGTGGGAAAAACTTCACTCAGCACAGTGTTTTGCAAATTCACATGAGGACCCACACTGGAGAAAAGCCGTTTTCTTGTTCAGTGtgtggaaaaagctttaatcagagtggcagtctgttaAGACACATGCAGGTTCACACACAGAGGAAGGGTCCTCCTTAA
- the LOC110367657 gene encoding uncharacterized protein LOC110367657 isoform X3: MEDERRPQEICWKPAETPQRADLNQHVWKKEEEEEDLSNQQLWNLQSEPVHQLQMQPQSICPSLMSKLPRYVNSSP; the protein is encoded by the exons atggaggatgagCGCAGACCGCAGGAGATCTGCTGGAAACCCGCAGAGACGCCGCAGAGAGCCG ACCTAAATCAACATGTTTGGaagaaagaggaggaagaggaggatctCTCCAACCAGCAGCTCTGGAACCTGCAGAG CGAACCGGTCCACCAACTACAGATGCAGCCccaatccatctgtccatcactGATGAGCAAGTTGCCAAGATATGTAAACTCCTCCCCGTGA